TTGAGAACATTGTAAGGCATACAGAAGAGGGAAAGACCCCTTATAAAGCCGCTTTAGACGGCTCTTCGCAGATTAGCGTAACTATTTTTACGATGACAATCTGTCTTTCAGCAGTCTTTATACCTATGCTCTTTATGGAAGGTATGCTTGGGCGTATTTTTCATGAATTTGCAGTTACGATTGTCGTTGCTATTTTATTCTCGGGAGCAATCTCTTTGACACTTACTCCTATGTTGTGTAGTCGTTTTATTCCTGCAAGAGTTAAGACAGACGAGAAAGGTAAAAAACATACGGTGTCAGAGCGCATTAATACATTTTTAATTAAAATTTATGGAACAGTACTTTCTAAGGTTTTGTCACACACAAAAATTACGCTAGTTGTAGGTGTTATTTGCCTTATATGTACAATTCTTATTTTCAGATCATTGCCAAGTACTTTAAATGATAACCAAGATATTGGATTTATCTTAGGGTATACACAAACAAGTCAAGGATCATCCTCTTTGGCAACCATTGCGCACCAGCTGAAAGTGAATCAAGTGATTAAGGAAGATTCCAATGTAGAAGACTTTGTATCCATTGCTGGACAATCAAATAATAGTGGCATTCTTTTTATTCGTCTAAAGCCACCCAAAGATAGATTATCTATGCCTGAAGTGCTAGAAGAGCTTACCCCTAAGTTTAGGGCCATTCCTGGGGTGAATGTCTTCTTACAGAGCATACCTCTTATTAATTTATCTTCTGGGACGGGTAGTAATAGTGCTTATCAATATACAGTATCTTCTTTCGATTTAAAAAAATTATATACATTTGGGAATTTAATGACCCAGAAAATTCAGCAGCTTCCAGGATTTGAAAGCGTCAATAATGACCTTTCTATAGCAACACCTCGTATGGCTATATCAATGAATCGAGAAAAGCTTATCATGTATGGATTGAATGCATCGAGTGTAGAAAATATTTTGGGACTTGCTTATGGAGGTGGAAAAGTTTCTACCATTTTAACACCGGCAAATGAATATGATGTAATCATTGAAGTAAATCCGCTATTTCAAGAGAGCCCAGAGAGTTTAAAATCTTTGTGGTTAAAATCTTCACAGAGTGGAAAGATGATTCCTTTAGAGGATTTAATCACCTGGAAACATACTCTTGGAGCATCTTCAATTAACCATTACAATCAATTTCCATCGATTACCATATCGTTTAATTTAGCAAAGGACTTGCCTGTGAGTGAGGCTTCTAACATATTGGAAAAGCTTGCCGCAGAAACGCTTCCAGTTGGTGTTACAGGTCAAATTGTAGGAGCAGCTCTTGCTTTTGAAGCTACCATGAAAAATTTGACATTTCTGCTCATTATGGCAGTAATTTTTATCTACATGCTTCTTGGCATACTTTATGAAAGCTTTATCCTTCCTTTAACAGTGCTGTCAGCACTTCCCATAGCTGTACTTGGTGCTTTGATTACCCTCTTGCTTTTTGGAGAAATTCTCTCTCTTTATGCCCTTGTAGGTCTTATGTTGCTTATTGGAATTGTACAGAAAAATGGAATCATGATGATAGATTACGCTCATGTGATTCTAAAAGAACCTGGAAAGACAGCTCACGAAGCTATTTATCAAGCTTGTCTTATTCGTTTTAGGCCGATCATTATGACGACTATTGCAGCGATCATGGGCTCTCTTCCTATTGCTCTTGGTATAGGATCAGGTGGCGCTTCAAGAAGACCTCTTGGCCTTGTAATTGTTGGGGGACTCATCTTCTCGCAATTGATAACACTATTTTTGACGCCCGTAGTCTTTCTTTATTTTGAAGCACTACAAGAGTTTTTGATAAGAAAATTTAATATTAAACCGCGCAAAGATTAAGTTTACTTATGAACCTTTCCGAGCCATTTATAAAACGTCCTGTAATGACAAGCCTTCTTGTGTTTGCATTAATTTTTTTGGGTGTTACCTCTTATCGAGAGCTTCCTGTTAGCAATATGCCTTCTGTTTCCTATCCTACATTGGTTGTAAATGCTGGCATGCCAGGATCGAGCCCTGAAACGATGGCTAATTCTGTGACTACACCGCTTGAAAGAGCTTTTATGTCTATTCAAGGAGTGCAGATAATTACATCGACAAGCAAGCAAAGCTCATCTGAAATCATTTTGCAATTCAC
Above is a genomic segment from Chlamydiales bacterium containing:
- a CDS encoding efflux RND transporter permease subunit; this translates as MNLSEPFIKRPVMTCLIIFALVFLGVTSYRQLPVSDMPSVAYPTLVVNASMPGSSPETTANSITTPLERAFMSIQGIQTITSTSSQGSSEIVLQFTLDTNIDVAAEDVSSAISATQPLLPPNMPNNPSYQKVNPAASPIIYILLSSGTVPLDKLYDYANTFIGERLSILPGVAQVTTYGSPYAARLQLDPELLAARGLDLASLSSIVQQDNANLPTGDIDGPTRYFLMNANGQLNDAKAYNSMFINFQNNAPLTLEDVGKAVNGIQNDKSYTNYISKDRDEASAVLAIQRQPSANTVAVSHEIQRVLPDLAKALPASVKLTIIFDQSTSIIESVNDVKFTLILSFILVVIVIFIYLGKITDTVIPTLVLPMSVIGTFFVMGLLNYSLDNLSLLALTLSIGFIIDDAIVVLENIVRHTEEGKTPYKAALDGSSQISVTIFTMTICLSAVFIPMLFMEGMLGRIFHEFAVTIVVAILFSGAISLTLTPMLCSRFIPARVKTDEKGKKHTVSERINTFLIKIYGTVLSKVLSHTKITLVVGVICLICTILIFRSLPSTLNDNQDIGFILGYTQTSQGSSSLATIAHQLKVNQVIKEDSNVEDFVSIAGQSNNSGILFIRLKPPKDRLSMPEVLEELTPKFRAIPGVNVFLQSIPLINLSSGTGSNSAYQYTVSSFDLKKLYTFGNLMTQKIQQLPGFESVNNDLSIATPRMAISMNREKLIMYGLNASSVENILGLAYGGGKVSTILTPANEYDVIIEVNPLFQESPESLKSLWLKSSQSGKMIPLEDLITWKHTLGASSINHYNQFPSITISFNLAKDLPVSEASNILEKLAAETLPVGVTGQIVGAALAFEATMKNLTFLLIMAVIFIYMLLGILYESFILPLTVLSALPIAVLGALITLLLFGEILSLYALVGLMLLIGIVQKNGIMMIDYAHVILKEPGKTAHEAIYQACLIRFRPIIMTTIAAIMGSLPIALGIGSGGASRRPLGLVIVGGLIFSQLITLFLTPVVFLYFEALQEFLIRKFNIKPRKD